A stretch of the Porifericola rhodea genome encodes the following:
- the yidC gene encoding membrane protein insertase YidC has translation MDRNQAIGLLLSGLLLIIYFQFFAPEPVPPAAKEQTTEQSVSSPAQAQTALDNSGSSSEDDSLQLERNRQQYGVFAPAASGKAQEVTVESDDLILTLNTKGGAVARVELKNYNDGEGQQLVLLDDESSNFSLLANTQRGELDLYNLFYQAENTSFSVSEGDTTEVVLSARLDGGSEIRQVYSVPGNGYKVGYRLELRNASGALSSSNIQFLWSNQLRPLEQNMEESRRRSALNYYTADGSFEQLSSLMGDDAEEETIEEPLKWVAMKQRFFSTAIIADESFAQANLKVDSPAEENTTLVKSMSMAVGMNIEDLNNGVLSYSYYLGPNDQQVMTKVAPDFEENIDFGWPVVKWISKYPISYMFHWLEQFISNYGVIIIILVLVIKTLLFPLSYKSYISMAKIKVLKPELDEIKEKYGDDMTKAQQEQMQLYQKVGVNPLSGCVPVLLQMPILLAMFNYFPNAIELRQEPFLWADDLSTYDSILDLPFTIPFYGDHVSLFVLLMTASTILYTWSNNQASTVQGPMKNMQYFLPLIFMFVLNSFPAALSFYYFVSNIVTFGQQAIIRKFVDDDKIRKILEENKKRNKNKKKSKFQQRLEEAMKASEETRKPNNRGGNKNNRGGK, from the coding sequence ATGGATAGAAACCAGGCAATAGGCTTGTTGCTTTCAGGCTTGTTACTCATCATATACTTCCAGTTTTTTGCCCCGGAACCAGTACCACCGGCTGCTAAAGAGCAAACAACGGAACAGTCTGTTAGCAGTCCTGCTCAGGCACAAACAGCATTGGATAATAGCGGATCTTCCTCAGAGGACGATTCCCTACAGCTTGAACGCAACCGCCAGCAGTACGGAGTGTTTGCTCCGGCAGCAAGCGGCAAGGCTCAGGAGGTAACTGTAGAAAGTGATGATTTAATCCTGACGCTGAACACCAAAGGCGGAGCTGTAGCCCGGGTTGAACTCAAAAACTACAACGATGGTGAAGGTCAGCAACTCGTACTTTTAGACGACGAAAGCAGCAACTTTAGCCTGCTTGCTAATACCCAGCGTGGTGAGCTAGACCTCTACAATCTGTTTTATCAGGCAGAAAATACCAGCTTTAGCGTAAGCGAAGGTGATACTACCGAAGTAGTGCTAAGCGCTCGCCTGGATGGGGGTAGTGAGATCAGGCAAGTATATAGCGTGCCCGGCAATGGATACAAAGTAGGTTATCGCTTAGAGCTACGTAATGCCAGCGGTGCCTTAAGTAGTAGCAATATTCAGTTTCTGTGGAGTAACCAGCTTCGCCCTCTGGAACAGAATATGGAAGAGAGTCGCCGCAGGAGTGCCCTCAACTACTATACCGCTGACGGTAGTTTTGAGCAGCTTTCATCCCTTATGGGCGATGATGCCGAAGAAGAAACGATAGAGGAGCCTTTGAAATGGGTAGCTATGAAGCAGCGCTTCTTCAGTACCGCCATTATAGCCGATGAGTCTTTCGCTCAGGCCAACCTTAAAGTAGATAGCCCCGCAGAAGAAAATACCACGCTGGTAAAAAGCATGAGTATGGCTGTAGGGATGAATATTGAAGACCTTAACAATGGCGTATTAAGCTATAGCTACTACCTGGGGCCTAATGACCAACAGGTAATGACAAAAGTGGCTCCCGATTTTGAGGAAAATATTGATTTTGGCTGGCCGGTAGTGAAGTGGATCAGTAAATATCCGATTTCATATATGTTCCATTGGCTGGAGCAGTTTATCAGCAACTACGGAGTTATTATTATTATTCTGGTGCTGGTTATCAAGACCTTACTATTCCCGCTTTCTTATAAGTCGTACATCTCCATGGCCAAGATTAAAGTGCTGAAGCCGGAGCTAGACGAGATCAAGGAAAAGTACGGAGATGATATGACCAAAGCACAGCAGGAGCAGATGCAGCTTTACCAGAAGGTGGGAGTAAATCCGCTAAGCGGTTGTGTGCCGGTATTGTTACAGATGCCTATATTACTGGCGATGTTCAACTATTTTCCAAACGCTATTGAGCTACGTCAGGAGCCATTTTTGTGGGCAGATGACCTCTCAACTTACGATTCCATACTTGATCTTCCTTTTACTATTCCTTTCTACGGAGATCATGTGAGTTTATTCGTGTTGCTGATGACTGCTTCTACAATTTTGTACACCTGGTCAAACAATCAAGCCAGTACCGTACAGGGGCCCATGAAGAATATGCAGTATTTTCTGCCGCTGATCTTTATGTTTGTGCTTAACTCTTTCCCTGCCGCGCTTAGCTTCTACTATTTTGTTTCTAACATTGTTACCTTTGGTCAGCAGGCAATCATTCGTAAGTTTGTTGATGACGATAAGATTCGGAAGATTCTGGAGGAGAACAAGAAGAGAAACAAGAATAAGAAGAAGTCTAAATTTCAGCAGCGCCTGGAAGAGGCCATGAAAGCCAGTGAAGAAACTCGCAAACCTAACAACCGAGGCGGTAACAAAAATAATCGCGGAGGTAAATAA
- a CDS encoding cell division protein FtsX — protein MEVKDVKHKKKKKLGSYPYVSVVFSITLALFVIGLFGLLILHANSLTRMIRENVSMQVFLNRTISENDKIQIQKTLASKAYVAVVEDQPQISFISKEEAAKEFIEDTGEDFTQFLGENPLRDAYVININTEYQTTDELAKVKLDIERMSGVFEVTYVENLIRSINENLTKVSLVLLGFAVLLVIIVAVLINNTIRLALFSQRFLIRSMQLVGATSGFIQRPFLRRSFFHGIIGGILASVLLLFVLQYVNQQIKDIEKLQEPANILILMGALLVAGGFIGFMSTYRAIRKYLKMSLDELY, from the coding sequence ATGGAAGTAAAAGACGTCAAGCATAAAAAGAAGAAAAAGCTGGGGAGCTATCCTTATGTCAGCGTAGTCTTTAGTATTACGCTGGCCCTTTTTGTGATTGGCCTTTTTGGTTTACTGATATTACATGCCAACAGCCTTACCCGCATGATACGGGAAAATGTAAGCATGCAGGTATTTTTGAACCGCACCATTTCAGAAAACGATAAAATTCAGATACAGAAGACACTAGCCAGCAAAGCGTATGTAGCGGTAGTAGAAGACCAGCCGCAGATTAGCTTTATTTCTAAAGAAGAGGCTGCCAAAGAGTTTATTGAAGATACCGGAGAGGATTTTACCCAGTTTTTAGGCGAAAATCCGCTGCGCGATGCTTACGTGATCAATATCAACACCGAATACCAGACCACCGACGAACTGGCAAAAGTAAAACTGGATATTGAGCGTATGAGTGGTGTATTTGAAGTTACCTATGTAGAGAACCTGATACGTTCTATCAATGAAAACCTGACGAAGGTAAGCCTGGTACTCCTTGGCTTTGCTGTGCTTCTGGTAATCATAGTAGCTGTACTGATAAACAATACCATTCGTCTGGCCCTGTTTTCTCAGCGCTTCCTGATCAGGAGTATGCAGCTGGTTGGCGCTACTTCAGGTTTTATCCAACGCCCTTTTTTAAGACGCTCCTTTTTTCATGGCATAATAGGGGGGATACTGGCCTCGGTACTTCTATTGTTTGTGCTACAGTATGTCAACCAGCAGATTAAAGATATAGAGAAGCTTCAGGAGCCTGCAAATATCCTTATTCTAATGGGCGCATTACTGGTAGCAGGTGGCTTTATTGGCTTTATGAGTACTTATCGGGCCATACGCAAATACCTGAAGATGTCGCTGGACGAACTTTACTGA
- a CDS encoding DUF3098 domain-containing protein, which produces MADKNQLPFGKKNYILMLVGIGILILGFTLMSLDGEEYGFGLLGITIGPITVMIGFIVEFFAILSKPE; this is translated from the coding sequence ATGGCAGATAAAAATCAGCTTCCTTTTGGTAAGAAAAACTACATACTGATGCTCGTTGGTATCGGTATATTAATATTAGGCTTTACCCTTATGTCTCTGGATGGTGAAGAGTACGGTTTTGGCCTTCTGGGAATCACAATTGGTCCTATCACAGTAATGATAGGTTTTATTGTAGAATTCTTTGCTATACTTTCTAAACCTGAATGA
- a CDS encoding undecaprenyl-diphosphate phosphatase has translation MSIIEAIILGIVQGLTEFLPVSSSGHIELGTVLLGVQSKDNLLFSVVVHSATALSTIVVFRKDIAQLFMGLFKFKWNDEVIYISKLLLSMVPVGLIGVFYKDQIEAFFGGDVLLVGFMLLLTATLLAMTYYAKKQGGKVTYPKAFIIGMAQAIAILPGISRSGATIATSLLIGVEKERAARFSFLMVLLPIIGASLLEVKDFIEQPSLGSGISGMALFLGFIAAFTSGLLACQWMISIVKKGKLIYFSIYCFIVGIIAIITALT, from the coding sequence ATGTCTATCATTGAAGCCATCATTTTAGGGATCGTTCAGGGGCTAACTGAATTTTTGCCTGTAAGCAGTAGCGGTCATATTGAGCTGGGTACCGTGCTTTTAGGAGTACAGAGCAAAGACAACCTGCTTTTTTCAGTTGTGGTACACAGCGCTACCGCGCTTAGTACTATCGTAGTATTCCGTAAAGATATTGCCCAGCTGTTTATGGGGCTGTTTAAATTCAAGTGGAACGACGAGGTTATTTATATCTCCAAGCTACTACTTTCTATGGTACCTGTAGGGCTAATAGGAGTGTTCTACAAAGACCAGATTGAGGCTTTCTTTGGCGGAGATGTTTTGCTGGTAGGCTTTATGTTACTGCTCACAGCTACTTTACTTGCCATGACTTATTACGCCAAAAAGCAGGGTGGAAAAGTAACTTACCCCAAGGCGTTCATTATTGGTATGGCACAGGCTATCGCTATTCTTCCCGGTATTTCACGTTCAGGAGCTACCATTGCTACATCTTTGCTCATTGGAGTAGAGAAAGAACGCGCAGCCCGTTTCTCTTTTCTGATGGTGCTGCTGCCTATCATAGGAGCCTCACTATTAGAAGTGAAAGATTTTATTGAACAACCCTCTCTGGGAAGTGGTATATCAGGTATGGCTCTTTTCCTTGGTTTCATTGCGGCATTTACTTCCGGGCTATTGGCTTGCCAGTGGATGATCTCAATCGTAAAGAAAGGGAAGCTCATTTACTTCTCCATCTATTGTTTTATTGTGGGCATTATTGCCATCATTACGGCACTGACTTAA
- the truB gene encoding tRNA pseudouridine(55) synthase TruB, whose amino-acid sequence MTAPYSLFNQEDYDFQKGEVILIDKPLEWTSFDVVNKLRYQIKIKKIGHAGTLDPLASGLLILCTGKMTKQIEQFQAQEKEYEGTFVLGKTTPSIDLETDFDSETSIENVTEEAIEGVRQQFIGEIKQVPPMYSAVKVGGERLYKKARKGKEVAIKEREVTIATFELSRIALPEIDFRIVCSKGTYIRSIVRDFGKALHVGAYLSRLRRTRNGNFHVKDAYQIQDFVSLIKQDTDTP is encoded by the coding sequence ATGACAGCACCTTATTCCTTATTTAATCAGGAAGACTATGACTTTCAGAAGGGGGAAGTCATTTTAATAGACAAACCCCTGGAATGGACTTCCTTTGATGTAGTGAATAAGCTCCGCTATCAGATTAAAATAAAGAAGATAGGACATGCCGGCACGCTGGACCCACTGGCTAGCGGGCTGCTCATTCTCTGTACCGGTAAAATGACCAAGCAGATAGAGCAGTTTCAGGCTCAGGAAAAAGAATACGAAGGTACGTTTGTGCTGGGTAAGACTACCCCTTCTATAGATCTGGAAACTGACTTTGACAGTGAAACTTCTATAGAAAACGTAACGGAAGAGGCTATTGAGGGTGTTCGCCAGCAATTTATAGGCGAAATAAAGCAGGTGCCTCCTATGTACTCGGCTGTAAAAGTAGGAGGGGAGCGCCTCTACAAAAAGGCTCGCAAAGGCAAAGAGGTAGCAATTAAGGAGAGAGAAGTTACAATAGCTACATTTGAGCTTAGCCGCATTGCGTTGCCAGAAATAGACTTCAGGATCGTATGTTCCAAAGGCACCTACATACGCAGTATTGTACGGGATTTTGGTAAAGCGCTTCATGTAGGCGCCTATCTTTCACGACTGCGCCGCACCCGTAATGGCAATTTTCACGTAAAAGATGCCTATCAGATTCAGGATTTTGTATCCCTGATCAAACAAGACACTGATACCCCATGA
- a CDS encoding bifunctional riboflavin kinase/FAD synthetase → MKVHDGSSSFEQPRSAVVTSGTFDGVHIGHKKILKRLIEIARQKGGETVVVTFWPHPRLVLKPDNNSLRLLSTFEEKVRIFEELGIDHVVRVPFTKEFSQLSSDEFIRKVLVDKIGTRHLVIGYDHRFGKNREGSFEYLSQNADKYGFQVEEIPRQDVDHVGVSSTKIRYALEEGDIFTANEYLGRPYQIKGEVVKGDQLGRSWGFPTANLKIPEQYKLIPKDGIFACRVQWQQKRYDGMMYIGTRPTINGMQRNIEVNIFNFDHEIYGEMLTVDFVGQIRSDMKYENVELLKAQLFVDREDAIKILASHPWL, encoded by the coding sequence ATGAAAGTACACGATGGAAGCAGTTCATTTGAGCAGCCCCGATCAGCCGTAGTTACCAGCGGTACTTTTGATGGCGTACACATAGGGCATAAAAAGATACTCAAACGACTTATAGAAATAGCCCGGCAAAAGGGAGGAGAAACGGTAGTAGTTACCTTCTGGCCTCATCCTCGTCTGGTGCTAAAGCCAGATAATAACTCCCTCAGATTACTGTCTACCTTTGAAGAGAAAGTCAGGATATTTGAAGAGCTAGGTATAGACCATGTGGTAAGGGTGCCATTTACTAAAGAATTTTCACAGCTGAGTTCGGATGAGTTTATTCGTAAGGTGCTGGTAGATAAGATCGGAACCCGGCATCTGGTTATTGGTTATGATCATCGCTTTGGCAAAAACCGTGAAGGTAGCTTTGAGTACCTGAGTCAGAATGCCGATAAGTACGGTTTTCAGGTAGAAGAAATACCTCGGCAAGATGTAGACCATGTAGGCGTCAGCTCAACTAAAATTCGCTACGCTCTGGAAGAAGGAGATATTTTTACAGCAAATGAATACCTCGGAAGACCCTACCAGATTAAAGGAGAAGTGGTAAAAGGTGATCAACTGGGCCGTAGCTGGGGCTTTCCTACTGCCAACCTGAAAATACCTGAACAGTACAAACTGATTCCTAAAGACGGAATTTTTGCCTGCCGTGTGCAGTGGCAGCAGAAGCGCTATGATGGCATGATGTACATAGGCACCCGCCCTACCATCAATGGTATGCAGCGAAATATAGAAGTCAATATCTTTAATTTTGACCATGAAATCTACGGAGAAATGCTTACTGTAGATTTTGTAGGACAGATCCGCAGTGATATGAAATACGAAAATGTGGAGCTACTTAAGGCTCAACTGTTTGTAGATCGTGAAGATGCTATTAAAATTCTGGCATCTCATCCCTGGCTTTAA
- a CDS encoding DUF6702 family protein encodes MVLIHVFASLLLSFHPFHVSVMSVHHAADENSLQITLKIFADDLEEALNNKQFRKEGAPFVDVLNPDNPQQLDQQIEQYLRKHIELKVNGKVAKASYLGKEMEDLAMWCYFEVKDVEELNSLSVSNSLLTEIFDDQINIVHANTNGVTKSMKLAGNRLLDSVSF; translated from the coding sequence ATGGTATTAATACATGTATTCGCCAGCTTGTTGCTTAGCTTCCATCCCTTCCATGTTAGTGTGATGAGCGTACACCACGCTGCTGATGAAAATAGTCTGCAAATTACACTTAAAATTTTCGCCGACGATCTGGAAGAAGCACTTAACAACAAACAGTTTAGAAAAGAGGGAGCACCCTTCGTAGATGTGCTAAACCCAGACAATCCACAGCAACTAGACCAGCAAATAGAGCAATACCTGCGCAAGCATATTGAGCTTAAAGTGAACGGCAAAGTAGCGAAAGCAAGCTATCTGGGTAAGGAAATGGAAGATTTGGCAATGTGGTGCTATTTTGAAGTAAAAGATGTAGAAGAACTAAATAGCCTGAGTGTCAGTAACTCTCTGCTAACCGAAATTTTTGACGACCAGATAAATATTGTTCACGCCAATACCAATGGTGTTACAAAGAGCATGAAACTTGCAGGGAATCGCTTATTGGATAGCGTCTCTTTCTAG
- a CDS encoding M48 family metalloprotease: MKKQITVMMLVLAVLLGACDKNDNIRLISIDEEIQIGQQVSQEINNNPAEYPVLDETEYPEAYDYMEDLFLEILNSGEVAYRDEFPWQIKIIHDDDVLNAFAAPGGFVYVYTGLIKYLDTEDDLAGVLGHEIAHADLGHTRRNIQKAYGLQAVLSILTGNASQVEQIAADLLANAAILKFSRDFESEADDESVEYLASTKYNCAAARSFFQKLIDEDQTGGTPEFLSTHPNPDNRVEDITKKAEEIGCDTKPLNPASYQDFKAMLP, from the coding sequence ATGAAAAAGCAAATTACTGTAATGATGCTGGTTCTGGCAGTATTGCTGGGAGCCTGCGATAAAAATGATAACATACGTCTTATTTCTATTGATGAGGAGATACAGATTGGGCAACAGGTAAGTCAGGAAATTAATAATAATCCTGCTGAGTACCCTGTATTGGACGAGACGGAGTACCCAGAAGCATACGACTATATGGAAGACCTGTTTCTGGAGATTTTGAACTCTGGAGAGGTAGCCTACCGTGACGAGTTTCCCTGGCAGATCAAAATTATTCATGATGATGATGTGCTCAATGCATTTGCGGCGCCTGGTGGCTTTGTATACGTATATACCGGCCTGATTAAATATCTGGATACGGAAGATGATCTGGCAGGCGTACTTGGCCACGAAATTGCGCATGCGGATCTTGGGCATACAAGAAGAAACATACAGAAAGCATATGGCTTACAAGCAGTATTAAGTATACTGACAGGAAATGCAAGCCAGGTAGAACAGATAGCAGCTGACCTTTTAGCCAATGCTGCTATTTTAAAGTTTAGCCGTGATTTTGAGTCGGAAGCAGACGATGAATCTGTGGAATATCTGGCAAGCACTAAATACAATTGTGCGGCGGCTCGTTCTTTTTTCCAAAAACTGATTGATGAAGATCAAACCGGAGGGACACCTGAATTTTTAAGTACTCACCCTAATCCGGACAATAGGGTAGAAGATATTACAAAAAAAGCAGAAGAAATAGGTTGTGATACTAAGCCTCTGAACCCAGCCTCTTATCAAGACTTTAAGGCAATGCTGCCCTAA
- a CDS encoding TIGR03364 family FAD-dependent oxidoreductase has product MQKEFDVAVVGAGIVGLAVALAAARTGKKVVVFERNSRAIGASIRNFGLIWPIGQQPGPCLDRALRSREIWKEVSAEANIWLKQNGSLHLAYHQDELAVLEEFMQQTQNTAYECQLLSAEEVAARSPGVKTQGLLAGLWSATEMTVDPREAIRKLPEYLSQKYGVSFYFDTAINAIDQHTLSANQKSFSAKKIYVCSGSDFETLYPEVFAETKITKCKLQMMRTATQPQGWDLGPTLCGGLTLRHYAAFQSCPSLSALSQRYDEENPAFAQWHIHVMMSQNGLGELVIGDSHEYGKTLEPFDKEEINQHILNYLHTFAQAPSLEIAERWHGIYPKLPGKTELIAHPTEVVTIVNALSGAGMSLSFGLGEEVVAATL; this is encoded by the coding sequence ATGCAGAAAGAATTTGATGTAGCTGTAGTAGGTGCCGGTATAGTGGGACTGGCCGTAGCGCTGGCAGCAGCACGTACTGGCAAAAAAGTAGTGGTGTTTGAAAGAAATAGCCGGGCTATAGGCGCTTCTATCCGCAACTTTGGACTGATCTGGCCCATAGGGCAGCAGCCCGGCCCCTGCCTGGATAGAGCACTCCGTAGCCGTGAAATATGGAAGGAGGTAAGTGCTGAAGCCAATATTTGGCTCAAACAAAATGGATCTCTTCATCTGGCCTACCATCAGGATGAGCTGGCGGTGCTGGAAGAGTTTATGCAACAGACCCAAAATACTGCCTACGAATGTCAGCTGCTAAGTGCCGAGGAGGTAGCAGCCAGAAGCCCAGGCGTAAAAACTCAGGGCCTGCTAGCGGGTCTGTGGAGTGCTACTGAAATGACTGTAGACCCCAGAGAAGCTATACGTAAACTCCCTGAATACCTTAGTCAAAAGTATGGGGTAAGTTTTTATTTTGATACTGCTATCAATGCAATTGATCAGCATACCTTAAGTGCTAACCAAAAAAGCTTTAGCGCTAAAAAGATATATGTGTGTAGCGGTAGCGACTTTGAAACGCTTTATCCCGAAGTTTTCGCTGAAACTAAGATTACCAAATGTAAACTTCAGATGATGCGTACGGCTACTCAGCCCCAAGGCTGGGATTTGGGCCCTACCCTCTGCGGAGGCCTTACCCTTAGACATTATGCAGCATTTCAGAGCTGCCCCTCCCTATCTGCCCTTAGCCAACGCTATGACGAAGAGAATCCTGCTTTTGCCCAATGGCATATTCACGTGATGATGTCGCAAAATGGCTTGGGAGAGTTAGTCATTGGCGACTCGCACGAATATGGTAAAACACTGGAGCCCTTTGATAAGGAGGAGATCAATCAGCACATCCTCAATTACCTCCATACTTTTGCGCAGGCTCCTAGCCTGGAGATTGCCGAACGCTGGCACGGCATCTATCCTAAGCTGCCTGGCAAAACTGAACTGATTGCCCACCCTACTGAAGTGGTAACCATCGTAAATGCGCTAAGCGGCGCAGGCATGAGCTTATCTTTTGGACTGGGTGAAGAGGTAGTAGCAGCAACGCTGTAG
- a CDS encoding alkaline phosphatase — MRTIFISILIIFLLSFNISGQMLPGVEHVVLIGIDGLSTEGIRQADTPTFDSLMQHGSYSMQAQAVLPSSSGPNWGSMILGASPEEHGIYNNDWRPKDIGEQVLCDEKPGTMWPSVFRIVREQYQEADLACFHDWSTIGRLIEPGVLTMLADTKGEQRTALAATDYLYQYEPELMFIHLDHVDHAGHTHQWGSAKYLHAVEEADALVSTILDGLRRKGILEKSLIIITSDHGGINHSHGGKTEEETSIPWLINGPSVKSSYQISDDIMTYDTAATIAFIFGVQQPSCWIGRPVMSVFSDQ, encoded by the coding sequence ATGCGAACTATCTTTATCAGTATTTTAATCATTTTTTTACTATCATTCAACATTTCAGGCCAGATGCTACCCGGAGTGGAGCACGTAGTACTTATAGGAATAGATGGCCTTAGCACCGAAGGAATTCGGCAGGCAGATACGCCTACATTTGACTCTCTAATGCAACATGGCTCTTACTCCATGCAGGCTCAGGCAGTATTACCTTCCAGCAGCGGTCCTAATTGGGGCTCTATGATACTTGGAGCCTCACCCGAAGAGCATGGTATTTATAATAACGACTGGCGCCCTAAAGACATAGGAGAGCAGGTTCTTTGCGATGAAAAGCCCGGCACTATGTGGCCCAGTGTATTCCGAATTGTAAGAGAACAATATCAGGAAGCAGACCTGGCCTGTTTTCATGACTGGAGCACTATTGGCCGCCTTATAGAGCCAGGTGTACTAACTATGCTGGCTGATACCAAAGGAGAGCAGCGTACAGCACTGGCTGCAACTGATTACCTCTATCAATATGAGCCCGAACTTATGTTCATCCACCTTGACCATGTGGACCATGCCGGGCATACACATCAGTGGGGCTCTGCCAAATATCTGCATGCTGTAGAAGAAGCAGATGCACTAGTAAGCACAATACTGGATGGCCTGAGAAGAAAGGGTATACTGGAAAAGTCACTTATCATCATCACATCTGATCACGGAGGCATAAACCATAGCCATGGCGGTAAAACCGAAGAAGAAACAAGCATTCCGTGGTTGATCAACGGTCCATCTGTAAAGTCAAGTTACCAGATCAGCGACGACATTATGACCTATGATACCGCGGCTACAATTGCTTTTATATTTGGTGTACAACAACCTTCCTGCTGGATAGGGCGTCCGGTAATGAGCGTATTTAGCGATCAGTAG
- a CDS encoding histidinol-phosphatase: protein MGFTNYHGHTYYCDGKGTPAEYLEAALQQQMPAYGFSSHAPLPYDIAWTMKAEEADAYVREIKALRTGLQHSIEIYLGMEVDYIPHVAGPGHERIQRLGLDYTIGSVHFVDFFEDDRPWEIDGTHQVFMEGLQQIFKGDIRQAIERYYALIRQMITEDPPHIIGHLDKIKIQSEEGKLFSEKEDWYQHAVEQTLQLIKESGLIVEVNTRGIYKKKSTETYPSPPILKRMKALDIPIMLNADAHHPREITSCFEETAELLLKIGYTHCRVLLQGQWQDIKLTTKGLDYA, encoded by the coding sequence ATGGGATTTACCAATTATCACGGACACACCTACTATTGTGATGGTAAAGGCACACCGGCTGAGTATCTAGAAGCAGCTCTTCAGCAGCAAATGCCCGCCTATGGCTTTTCTTCTCATGCTCCTTTGCCTTATGATATAGCCTGGACGATGAAAGCTGAGGAAGCTGATGCCTATGTTAGAGAGATTAAAGCTTTAAGAACAGGCTTACAGCACTCCATAGAAATATACCTGGGGATGGAGGTAGATTACATCCCTCATGTAGCAGGGCCTGGTCATGAGCGTATTCAACGATTAGGTCTGGATTATACTATAGGCTCGGTACACTTTGTGGATTTTTTTGAAGATGACAGACCCTGGGAAATTGATGGTACGCATCAGGTATTTATGGAGGGGCTACAGCAAATTTTTAAAGGGGATATCCGGCAGGCCATAGAGCGTTACTATGCCCTGATTCGGCAGATGATTACTGAAGATCCGCCCCATATAATAGGTCATCTGGATAAAATAAAAATCCAAAGTGAAGAGGGTAAACTGTTTAGCGAAAAAGAGGACTGGTACCAGCATGCTGTAGAACAGACTCTGCAACTGATTAAGGAAAGCGGACTTATAGTTGAGGTAAATACCAGGGGTATCTATAAGAAAAAAAGTACAGAGACATATCCTAGCCCACCGATACTTAAAAGGATGAAAGCACTGGATATACCTATCATGCTAAATGCCGATGCCCACCACCCCAGAGAGATCACATCCTGCTTTGAAGAAACCGCCGAATTGCTGCTGAAGATAGGGTATACACACTGTCGGGTGCTTCTACAAGGCCAGTGGCAAGATATAAAACTTACTACCAAAGGACTAGACTATGCCTAA